A window of Holophagales bacterium contains these coding sequences:
- a CDS encoding VWA domain-containing protein, whose amino-acid sequence MKSPAGFLLAALLLPGISAAQQAEVVPRTAASVELNLFNLDVVVTDAKGKPVHGLKAVDFEVRHDGKPVQVTNFSEIRGGAMPAGSAEAPDPPDAPARTGDEPGAGTAASRPPRRIVLFFDRLQMPDARQRGELFGSIRGFLEKSLGEGDEAMIVTWSRTIRTVQPFTGDPDRLDETLQSIERQSGRIATEKAELDMLRAEDSWFTQLAEEPAPGSGYLQPIVGTDFGGYKPSAELAAQQAYFEMKAKTAALKGLTATLGGMDGRKVLVFVSHRFSRYAGLEFFLKSRSDVSDLGDPRTRQFDTKRYLEDVTRSANANGVTLYAVLPSGLESPQPSAAETLGIAPEAESGALGGREELALNNEMEALAFVAEKTGGVATVGAGSVPAFIERVSADLDSSYSLGYPAPAGGGRAASVSVRLRNRELKVRVRGSLVEKTLEEQMKDRVLAHLFKPDGQARIPIWATSTAAPGPKGKYRIRVEIHIPIASLVLLPTAKGVGGTFSVFVASVAPEGDFSEVTRKSQPFEVPGQDVETAKAGHYTYELEIESAGPEARVCVGVWDEKGNEAGFAVVKPSGS is encoded by the coding sequence ATGAAGAGCCCTGCCGGATTCCTCCTCGCAGCACTCCTCCTGCCGGGAATCTCAGCGGCCCAGCAGGCGGAGGTCGTCCCCCGAACGGCCGCGTCCGTCGAGCTCAATCTCTTCAACCTCGACGTCGTCGTGACGGACGCGAAGGGAAAGCCGGTACACGGCCTGAAAGCCGTCGACTTCGAGGTCCGGCACGACGGCAAGCCCGTCCAGGTCACGAACTTCAGCGAGATCCGGGGAGGGGCGATGCCCGCCGGGAGCGCCGAAGCACCCGATCCACCCGACGCCCCGGCGCGCACGGGCGACGAGCCCGGAGCCGGGACCGCCGCGTCGCGCCCGCCGCGTCGCATCGTTCTCTTCTTCGACCGGCTCCAGATGCCGGACGCGCGGCAGCGGGGAGAGCTCTTCGGCTCGATTCGCGGGTTCCTGGAGAAATCGCTCGGGGAGGGGGACGAGGCGATGATCGTCACCTGGAGCCGGACGATCCGGACGGTTCAACCGTTCACGGGCGACCCGGACCGGCTCGACGAGACCCTCCAGTCCATCGAGCGCCAGAGCGGCCGCATCGCGACCGAGAAGGCGGAGCTCGACATGCTGCGGGCCGAGGACTCCTGGTTCACGCAGCTGGCCGAGGAGCCGGCCCCCGGCAGCGGATATCTCCAGCCGATCGTCGGGACGGACTTCGGCGGGTACAAGCCGTCGGCCGAGCTGGCCGCCCAGCAGGCGTACTTCGAGATGAAGGCGAAGACCGCCGCCCTCAAGGGGCTCACCGCGACGCTCGGCGGGATGGACGGGCGGAAGGTCCTCGTCTTCGTCTCCCACCGCTTCTCCCGGTACGCCGGCCTGGAGTTCTTCCTCAAGAGCCGCTCCGACGTGTCGGACCTCGGCGACCCTCGGACGAGACAGTTCGACACGAAGCGGTACCTCGAGGACGTGACGCGATCGGCGAACGCGAACGGCGTCACGCTCTACGCGGTCCTCCCCTCCGGGCTGGAGTCGCCTCAGCCGTCCGCGGCCGAGACGCTCGGCATCGCGCCCGAGGCCGAGAGCGGGGCGCTCGGCGGGCGCGAGGAGCTCGCGCTGAACAACGAGATGGAGGCGCTCGCCTTCGTCGCCGAGAAGACGGGTGGGGTTGCGACGGTGGGGGCCGGGAGCGTTCCGGCATTCATCGAACGCGTGTCGGCCGATCTCGACTCCTCGTACTCGCTCGGGTATCCGGCGCCAGCAGGCGGCGGCCGTGCCGCCTCCGTCTCGGTGCGCCTGCGCAACCGCGAGCTGAAGGTGCGCGTGCGCGGCTCCCTCGTGGAGAAGACCCTCGAGGAGCAGATGAAGGACCGGGTCCTCGCCCACCTCTTCAAGCCCGACGGCCAGGCGCGCATTCCGATCTGGGCGACGTCGACTGCAGCACCTGGTCCGAAGGGGAAGTACCGGATCCGGGTGGAGATCCACATCCCCATCGCCTCGCTCGTGCTCCTGCCCACGGCGAAAGGAGTGGGAGGCACGTTCTCGGTATTCGTGGCCTCCGTTGCGCCCGAAGGGGACTTCTCAGAGGTCACCCGGAAGAGCCAGCCCTTCGAGGTGCCGGGGCAGGACGTCGAGACCGCGAAGGCGGGGCACTACACCTACGAGCTCGAGATCGAGAGCGCGGGACCGGAGGCGCGCGTCTGCGTCGGGGTCTGGGACGAGAAGGGCAACGAAGCCGGCTTCGCCGTCGTGAAGCCCTCGGGCTCCTGA